A single region of the Silene latifolia isolate original U9 population chromosome 8, ASM4854445v1, whole genome shotgun sequence genome encodes:
- the LOC141596205 gene encoding eukaryotic translation initiation factor 4E-2-like: MGVEETTQKSTTSRQQQEEMAQNEKFEGDVEEGEIIDDCENDENNTNSLNENLEKMTISHPLENSWTFWFDNPSGKSKQAAWGSSMRPVYTFSTVEQFWGVYNNIHHPSKLGIGSDLYCFNKKIEPKWEDPICANGGKWTAVYSRGKSDTSWLYTLLAMIGEQFDHGDEICGAVVNVRNKQDKISIWTKNAANEAAQLSIGRQWKKFMDYSDNMGFIVHDDAKKLDRGAKNRYNC, encoded by the exons ATGGGAGTAGAAGAAACAACTCAAAAATCAACAACATCAAGACAACAACAAGAAGAAATGGCTCAAAACGAGAAATTCGAAGGAGATGTAGAAGAAGGAGAAATCATTGATGATTGTGAAAATGATGAAAATAACACAAATTCATTGAATGAAAATCTGGAGAAGATGACAATTTCACATCCACTTGAAAATTCATGGACTTTTTGGTTTGATAATCCTTCTGGTAAATCTAAACAAGCTGCTTGGGGTAGTTCTATGCGCCCTGTTTATACTTTCTCCACCGTTGAACAATTTTGGGG TGTTTACAACAACATACATCATCCTAGCAAGTTGGGTATAGGATCTGACTTATATTGCTTCAACAAGAAAATTGAACCTAAATGGGAGGATCCAATTTGTGCTAACGGAGGCAAGTGGACTGCTGTGTATTCGAGGGGGAAATCTGATACTTCCTGGCTTTACACG TTGCTGGCAATGATCGGAGAACAATTTGATCATGGAGATGAGATATGTGGAGCAGTCGTCAATGTGAGGAACAAGCAAGACAAAATATCCATTTGGACAAAGAACGCTGCTAATGAAGCTGCTCAG CTGAGCATTGGACGGCAGTGGAAGAAGTTCATGGATTACAGTGACAACATGGGTTTCATCGTTCAT
- the LOC141596204 gene encoding protein SRG1-like produces MEEATVLGKSILVPSVVELAKESNKLFTVPDRYVRNDLDDGPIIEQNQLDDHNNDDLHLPVIDLKGLINGDDVELRKLHLACQDWGFFQLVNHGVSGSLVEKVKLEIQEFFNLPIEEKKKYWQRADEIEGYGQAFVLSEEQKLDWADMFFLTTFPKHERKSRLFSVLSSSFRNALEDYSVETRKLTIIILECMEKALGIDSIRKAFGEGHQTMRMNYYPACPQPDKVIGLTPHSDAVGLTILLQINHMNGLQIIKNGKWHLVKPLDNAFVINVGDILEILSNGVYSSIMHRAVVNSSEARQSIATFYKPSLTSEIGPIPELITPETPAMFKRITMVDYWKGLFSRTLDGKAYLDSMRIDDTDVQPV; encoded by the exons ATGGAAGAAGCAACAGTACTAGGTAAATCGATCCTAGTACCAAGTGTTGTAGAGCTAGCTAAAGAAAGTAATAAATTGTTTACAGTTCCAGATAGGTACGTTCGTAATGATCTAGATGACGGTCCAATAATCGAACAAAATCAGCTTGATGATCATAATAATGATGATTTACATCTACCTGTTATTGATTTGAAGGGTTTGATCAATGGAGATGATGTCGAGTTGAGGAAATTGCATTTAGCATGTCAAGATTGGGGATTTTTCCAG TTGGTGAATCATGGCGTGAGCGGGTCACTTGTCGAGAAGGTCAAATTAGAGATTCAAGAATTCTTTAATCTCCCaattgaagaaaagaaaaagtattGGCAAAGGGCAGATGAAATAGAGGGATATGGACAGGCCTTTGTTTTATCAGAAGAACAAAAACTGGATTGGGCTGATATGTTCTTTCTCACTACCTTCCCTAAACATGAACGTAAATCTCGCTTATTTTCCGTCCTGTCGTCTTCTTTCAG GAATGCATTGGAAGATTACTCGGTCGAAACGAGAAAACTTACTATCATAATCCTGGAATGCATGGAAAAAGCACTTGGAATTGATAGCATAAGAAAAGCGTTTGGAGAAGGACATCAAACAATGAGAATGAACTACTATCCAGCATGTCCACAGCCTGATAAGGTTATCGGTTTAACGCCACATTCGGATGCAGTCGGACTGACTATCCTCCTTCAAATTAATCATATGAATGGCCTCCAAATCATCAAAAATGGCAAATGGCATCTTGTAAAACCCCTTGACAATGCCTTTGTGATCAATGTCGGGGATATTTTAGAG ATATTGAGCAATGGAGTATACAGCAGCATAATGCACCGGGCGGTAGTGAATTCAAGCGAGGCGAGGCAATCAATTGCGACATTCTACAAGCCATCACTTACTAGTGAGATTGGGCCTATTCCTGAGTTGATCACCCCGGAAACTCCAGCAATGTTCAAGAGAATCACTATGGTAGACTATTGGAAGGGTCTTTTTTCTCGTACTCTTGATGGAAAGGCCTATCTTGATTCCATGAGGATCGATGACACGGACGTGCAACCCGTCTAG
- the LOC141596201 gene encoding protein SRG1-like, with product MEEATILGKSILVPSVVELAKERKLVTVPDRYVRNDLDGPISEQNKLNDHKNDGLHVPIIDMECLIIGDDVELRKLHSACQEWGFFQLINHGVNGSLVEKVKSEIQEFFNLPIEEKKKYWQRADEIEGYGQAFVVSEEQKLDWADMFFLTTFPKHERKSHLFSVLPPSFRNALEDYSTETRKLTNIILECMEKALGIDSLRKTFGEGQQTMRMNYYPACPQPHKVIGLTPHSDAVGLTILLQINHMNGLQIVKNGKWHPVKPLDNAFVVNVGDILEILSNGVYKSIMHRAVVNSSEARQSIATFYTPSITQEIGPIPELITPETPAQFRRITMIDYWKGLFSRTLDGKAYLDAMRIDDTDV from the exons ATGGAAGAAGCAACAATACTAGGTAAATCGATCCTAGTACCAAGTGTTGTAGAGCTAGCTAAAGAACGTAAATTGGTGACGGTGCCAGATAGGTACGTTCGTAATGATCTAGACGGTCCAATATCGGAGCAAAATAAGCTTAATGATCATAAAAATGATGGTTTACATGTACCAATTATTGATATGGAGTGCCTAATCATTGGAGATGATGTTGAGTTGAGGAAGTTGCATTCAGCATGTCAAGAATGGGGATTTTTCCAG TTGATAAATCACGGGGTGAACGGGTCACTTGTTGAGAAGGTGAAATCCGAAATTCAAGAATTCTTTAATCTCCCaattgaagaaaagaaaaaatattGGCAAAGGGCAGATGAAATAGAGGGATATGGACAGGCTTTTGTTGTATCAGAAGAACAAAAGCTAGATTGGGCTGATATGTTCTTTCTCACTACTTTCCCTAAACATGAACGTAAATCGCACTTATTTTCCGTCCTACCGCCTTCTTTCAG GAATGCATTGGAAGATTACTCGACTGAGACGAGAAAGCTTACGAACATAATCCTGGAATGCATGGAAAAAGCATTAGGAATTGATAGTCTAAGAAAAACGTTTGGAGAAGGTCAACAAACAATGAGAATGAACTACTATCCAGCATGTCCACAGCCTCATAAGGTTATCGGTTTAACGCCACATTCGGATGCAGTCGGACTGACTATCCTCCTTCAAATTAATCATATGAATGGCCTCCAAATCGTTAAAAATGGCAAATGGCATCCTGTAAAACCCCTTGACAATGCCTTTGTCGTCAATGTCGGGGATATCTTAGAG ATATTGAGCAATGGAGTATACAAAAGCATAATGCACCGGGCGGTAGTAAATTCAAGCGAGGCGAGGCAATCAATTGCGACATTCTACACCCCATCAATTACTCAAGAGATTGGGCCTATCCCGGAGTTGATCACCCCTGAAACTCCGGCACAATTTAGGAGAATCACTATGATAGACTATTGGAAGGGTCTTTTTTCTCGTACTCTTGATGGAAAGGCCTATCTTGATGCCATGAGGATCGATGACACGGACGTGTGA
- the LOC141596202 gene encoding protein SRG1-like, with protein MEATVLGKSIIVPSVQELAKGSKLVTVPDRYIRDDVDALISSTGDDNNDLQVPIIDMEGLLSGDGVELMKLHLACQDWGFFQLINHGVKLSLVEKLKIEIQEFFNLSIEEKKKFWQGPNEIEGYGQAFVLSEDQKLDWADMFFLTTFPKHERRPHLFPNLHPPFSDALEDFSDETRKLGIKILECLGKTLGIGSLREVFGEGQQMMRMNYYPPCPEPHTVVGLTAHSDAVALTILLQLNDMDGLQIMKDGEWFLVKPVPNAFVVNVGDILEILSNGTYKSVLHRAMVNVSKERLSIGSFYSPSLTNEIGPMTELTGPGTPGKFRRITMADYWKGFFTRTLDGKSYLDAMRIQDSDEASV; from the exons ATGGAAGCGACAGTACTAGGTAAATCAATCATAGTACCAAGTGTTCAAGAGCTAGCCAAAGGAAGTAAGTTGGTCACAGTTCCGGATAGATACATCCgcgatgatgtggacgctctaatATCGTCAACTGGAGACGATAACAATGATCTTCAAGTGCCTATTATTGATATGGAGGGTTTATTAAGTGGAGATGGTGTAGagttgatgaaattgcacttagcATGCCAAGACTGGGGCTTTTTCCAG TTGATAAACCATGGAGTGAAGTTATCCTTAGTTGAGAAGTTGAAAATAGAGATCCAAGAATTCTTCAATTTGTCAATTGAAGAGAAGAAAAAGTTTTGGCAAGGACCTAATGAAATAGAGGGATATGGGCAAGCCTTTGTTCTTTCAGAGGACCAAAAGCTTGATTGGGCTGATATGTTCTTTCTCACTACCTTTCCGAAACACGAACGTCGACCTCACTTATTTCCGAACCTACATCCTCCTTTTAG TGATGCATTGGAAGATTTCTCAGACGAGACGAGAAAACTCGGGATTAAAATTCTAGAATGCTTGGGAAAAACACTAGGAATTGGTAGTCTAAGAGAAGTATTTGGAGAAGGTCAACAAATGATGAGAATGAATTACTATCCACCATGTCCAGAGCCTCACACGGTTGTCGGTTTAACGGCTCATTCAGACGCAGTCGCTTTAACCATCCTCCTCCAGCTTAACGATATGGATGGCCTCCAAATCATGAAAGACGGTGAATGGTTTCTTGTAAAACCCGTCCCCAATGCCTTTGTGGTTAACGTTGGTGATATCTTAGAG ATATTGAGCAATGGGACATACAAAAGTGTGCTGCACCGGGCGATGGTGAATGTGAGCAAGGAGAGGCTATCAATCGGTTCATTCTATTCCCCGTCCCTTACCAACGAGATTGGGCCTATGACCGAATTAACAGGACCAGGTACTCCGGGAAAGTTTAGAAGAATCACAATGGCGGATTACTGGAAGGGTTTTTTCACTCGTACTCTTGATGGAAAGTCGTACCTTGATGCCATGCGGATCCAAGACTCCGATGAGGCATCCGTTTAG
- the LOC141596203 gene encoding tetratricopeptide repeat domain-containing protein PYG7, chloroplastic isoform X2: MQNFGRALTLRPVVSLDRDELSKKYISLKDIENVKLLRGVTAISSAIIPWLSSSQAAYSSTDIKINPVYEVGELFELGIQLSYVLLLLALLGAGTFFVLRQVLVRRELDLSAKELQEQVRSGDANATELFELGAVMLRRKFYPASTKYLQQAIEKWDGDDQDLAQVHNALGVSYVRDGKLEKGISQFEKAVKLQPGYVTAWNNLGDAYEEKKDLNSALRCFEEVLLFDPNNRVARPRIDDLRKRVNMYKGIPVKKER; encoded by the exons AT GCAGAATTTCGGAAGGGCCTTGACACTGCGGCCAGTTGTATCACTTGATAGGGATG AGCTCTCAAAGAAATACATCTCTTTGAAAGATATCGAAAATGTGAAGTTATTACGTGGTGTTACTGCCATCTCTTCTGCCATAATCCCTTGGCTATCTTCTTCACAAGCGGCTTATTCTAGCACCGACATCAAAATAAATCCCGTGTATGAGGTTGGGGAGTTGTTTGAATTAGGCATTCAGTTATCTTATGTGCTTTTGCTATTGGCTTTGCTTGGAGCTGGAACCTTTTTTGTCCTCCGACAAGTGCTTGTTCGTAGAGAACTCGACCTTTCTGCTAAAGAACTACAG GAGCAAGTAAGGAGTGGTGATGCTAATGCAACCGAGTTATTTGAACTTGGTGCCGTGATGCTGAGAAGGAAGTTTTACCCTGCTTCAACTAAATACTTGCAACAGGCTATCGAGAAATGGGATGGAGACGACCAGGATCTTGCCCAG GTTCATAATGCACTAGGAGTTAGTTACGTGCGTGATGGAAAGCTCGAGAAGGGTATCAGTCAGTTTGAGAAAGCCGTGAAGCTTCAACCAGGGTATGTTACTGCTTGGAACAACCTCGGTGATGCATACGAAGAGAAGAAAGATCTCAATTCCGCTCTCAGGTGTTTCGAGGAAGTACTTCTCTTTGATCCCAACAATAGGGTCGCTCGTCCTAGAATCGATGATTTGAGGAAGCGTGTTAACATGTACAAAGGCATTCCTGTCAAAAAGGAGCGGTGA
- the LOC141596203 gene encoding tetratricopeptide repeat domain-containing protein PYG7, chloroplastic isoform X1, with amino-acid sequence MITTSISDKILHVPILLNSPFSANKATSSILVASFSPPNFKILSNYSRNLTSFGAVSKLPGYNFGRALTLRPVVSLDRDELSKKYISLKDIENVKLLRGVTAISSAIIPWLSSSQAAYSSTDIKINPVYEVGELFELGIQLSYVLLLLALLGAGTFFVLRQVLVRRELDLSAKELQEQVRSGDANATELFELGAVMLRRKFYPASTKYLQQAIEKWDGDDQDLAQVHNALGVSYVRDGKLEKGISQFEKAVKLQPGYVTAWNNLGDAYEEKKDLNSALRCFEEVLLFDPNNRVARPRIDDLRKRVNMYKGIPVKKER; translated from the exons ATGATCACAACTTCAATTTCTGACAAAATTCTACATGTTCCAATTTTGTTGAATTCACCATTTTCAGCTAATAAAGCTACTTCTTCTATCCTTGTTGCTTCATTTTCTCCTCCCAATTTCAAAATTTTGTCTAATTATTCCAGAAATTTGACTTCTTTTGGTGCTGTTTCTAAGCTTCCTGGTTAT AATTTCGGAAGGGCCTTGACACTGCGGCCAGTTGTATCACTTGATAGGGATG AGCTCTCAAAGAAATACATCTCTTTGAAAGATATCGAAAATGTGAAGTTATTACGTGGTGTTACTGCCATCTCTTCTGCCATAATCCCTTGGCTATCTTCTTCACAAGCGGCTTATTCTAGCACCGACATCAAAATAAATCCCGTGTATGAGGTTGGGGAGTTGTTTGAATTAGGCATTCAGTTATCTTATGTGCTTTTGCTATTGGCTTTGCTTGGAGCTGGAACCTTTTTTGTCCTCCGACAAGTGCTTGTTCGTAGAGAACTCGACCTTTCTGCTAAAGAACTACAG GAGCAAGTAAGGAGTGGTGATGCTAATGCAACCGAGTTATTTGAACTTGGTGCCGTGATGCTGAGAAGGAAGTTTTACCCTGCTTCAACTAAATACTTGCAACAGGCTATCGAGAAATGGGATGGAGACGACCAGGATCTTGCCCAG GTTCATAATGCACTAGGAGTTAGTTACGTGCGTGATGGAAAGCTCGAGAAGGGTATCAGTCAGTTTGAGAAAGCCGTGAAGCTTCAACCAGGGTATGTTACTGCTTGGAACAACCTCGGTGATGCATACGAAGAGAAGAAAGATCTCAATTCCGCTCTCAGGTGTTTCGAGGAAGTACTTCTCTTTGATCCCAACAATAGGGTCGCTCGTCCTAGAATCGATGATTTGAGGAAGCGTGTTAACATGTACAAAGGCATTCCTGTCAAAAAGGAGCGGTGA